The following nucleotide sequence is from Streptomyces sp. NBC_00239.
GGTTCCTGAGCGCTGCGCGCTCAGGGAGAGACCGGCCTCGCTGCGCTCGGCCGAGGGCGCCTCCGGCGCTGCTCCTCCGCTTCGCTCCGAGCAGGGAAACCGCCTCGCTGCGCTCGGCGGGGCTCGGCTTCGCCGAGCCAGGGCCGGCCCTTCGGGCCGGTGTCCTTCGCTTCGCTGTGGACGGCTCGGGGTTGCGCTGCGCTCCACCCCGAGCGGCCTGGCTTCGCCGGGCCCGAGGTGCCCACGCTCCGCGCGGGCTGACCCCGTTTCACGGGGTCCGGGCCTCTGGCCCGTTGGGGTGTCCGCTTCGCTCCCACCCCGGTCCTTCCGGCTCCGCCTACAGGACCAAGGCCCACTGACGCGAGCCAGGCCAGCAGCAGGGCCAGTCACTCCCCGCAGGTGTCCATCTCTGTCCACGGCTCAGGCGGGTAGGCATCCCGCGGCCTGGGATCCGTCGCCGCTACGAGTTCAGCCATACGGAAGAGCCGATCCCAGTATGCCGGGCTATCACCATCACCAAGCACAGCAAGGATCTCCCTGAGTTGAGACCCTCGCCAATGCAGGACCCTGTAACGCCGGACATCCAGCCTGCCAGCATTGCTCAGCCATGTGTCCACACATCCGGCGATGTCCGCGTCGACCATGACAAGGTCGAAACCAGCCCGGTCGGCACCAGCAAGACCAGGCGGAAACGGCGCACGGCGGTGTACCTCCCACAACGAAGTCACAGCGGCAACGGCATCAATGTCGTGACTCATCCCCCTGATGATGACCCAAGCCCGCCGAACAAGCACCTGCCTTTACCCGGTACCAGGCGACCCGCTTCCGCATCACCCCTTCCTGCGGTCGCCTTGACGTCGGCCCTGCTCATCAGTCAGCCGGACCCAGCCCCGCACACGGGGGCTACCTGAGGCGTCTGGCATCTTCTTCGCTCCATACCGAGATCACGTGCCCCTCGCCATACTGCTCGGTGACGGTTGCCCAGGCTTCGCTCGCCGACGAAGCCATCAGCCGAAGCTGAATGTCCGGATGGCCAGCGATCCGAACAAAGCCAACAAACTCCCGCTTGGGCTCTCCAGACTCAGCGTTCACCATGTCCCTCCCTTTGGCTTGCTTGCGTACGGTTCACTCCGGTCAACCTCCCCAGCCGAACTCATGGAGTAACCAGCGTTTACGGGCCGCCAGGCCTGATCGCAACCGGGCCAACTCTGCACGTGGAGGGGGAGCGAGCCGGCCTTGGCCGATTCCTCCGCTTCGGACCAGGGGTTCCGCTTCGCTTCACCCCTGTCCCCCGGGACCCGCGAAGCGGGTCCCGGGGGACTCTCGCGCTATACGCAGGGGGGTGACCCCGTTCGGGGTGGGTTCGCTCCGCTCCCCCACCCGGAGTCCTTCCAGCTTCGCTTCCAGGACCAGCCCGCTCCCGGGCACCGACAGCGGGTCGCGGGCCGGGCTCGACGTCGTACGCGGCCGGGGCGCTGGTTCCGGTCCGTTCTCGTCAGAACCAATATCGTGCCTCCATGGACAACGATCAGAGCGAGGCCGCAGGCGAAAGCCTGACAGACGATGAGCTGGACCAGCTCAGAGCCCTCCTTCGACGCTTCACTACATACGACCTTGACCAATTCGAACTCGTCAAGACGCAGAGCCCCTACGCCGAGGCATACATCGTGATCTCCAACAAGCCGATCACAGGCACCCAGCCCAAAGACTACAAACCCATCTGAACGGGCTCACCCGAGATGGTGTCAGTGGTGACGGTTAGGGTCCTCCTTGACGGGGCCGGTTCCGAAGCATCCAGCACTGGAGACTCAACGGCAGTCCTCCCGGTCTGCGCGGGGGTGGTCACGGCCTAACCGGCGCCGGAAAACAAGGGCCTTTCGCAAGCTTGCCAGCCCGGCCCCGTCCCCTCCAAACGACCTACCCACCAGGCCTTGCAAGTCGGGCTGTACGGGCCAGAATGCTTCAAAATGGTGCTCGGATCAGTTCTGGATCTGAGGCCATGTCCGTTCCACTGACCGGCGATATCTCGGCGGCCTTGCTGGGACTGCACTCTGTGCAGCCGAAGCCAGCGACTGACATGATCGGGCCGTGAACGACACAAACTGGGAAGGCTGGTACCGGCAGCTCCTGGCCGCCGTGGCGCTGCTGGCCGCTCCCGCGCCCGACCAGGTGGCCTGGCTGGAGAAGCACGCCGTCCCGGTCGACGAGATCGCCCTGAACTTCGACGACTCCGCCGTAATGGCACGGCAACTCGGCAACGAGGGCTGGCTCACCCCCGAGGCACTGTCCGAACTCGCACGCATCGACGACCTGCTCAACCACCTGACCGCGGACGAAGGCTCCACCACCTGGACCGCGCAGGGGCTCAGGACTCACGCACTGTGGGAACAGGTACGTCAGGAAGCCGACCGGTTCCTCCGCGCACAAGGCGAAACGGAACGAGCACTACCGCTCGCCGAGATAATCCGCTGACAACCAGCGGGGCACACCCGCGGTCCGGCACCCCAGGGACGCCATGACACAAGGCGGTATCCGCGCCCGGCCAGGGTGTCGGGCAGGCGGCAGGCGTGTCCGAGGAACCGGGACGAACCAGGGAGCCAGGCATATTGCGCTGACCTGCACCCACGCGCGAACCCTCACTGCCAGCGGCCCTGGGCCGGATCGGCCTGAGCCCTCGGGGTGCGGTTGGAGCCGCCCGGTCGCACCCTGTACCCATGACCGACCGCAGCACCCCGTCAGGACCGCCCCGGGGGCCGTACTGGGGACAGCCGGAACCGGACCCGGGCACCACGGGCAAGCTCCGCCGGCCCGGGCTGACCCACTCCCTCGCCGCTCTCGGCGGGCTCGTGGTAGGGGTGCTCTTCGGCATCGTGGGCAGCGACAGCACCGCCGGCAGTGGCTCACAACCGACCACCACCGTGCCAGCCTCCGAGGACCCGCCACCGAGCCGTACAACCCCCGAGGCAAACGGAATAGCGAAAACAACCGCGAAGGAGATCCCAGGCGACGGCACCTTCCTGGTCGGCCGGGAAGTCCGGCCAGGGACCTACCGCAGCACCGGGCCCGCCAGCGGCACCGCCGTGGACTGCTACTGGGCCCGTCTCAAAGGCACCACGGGCGACGTCGGCGAGATCATCGCCAACCATGCCGGCAAAGGCCCGGCCACCGTCACCATCCTCGACACCGACAAAGCCTTCCAGACCTCCGGCTGCCAAACCTGGAAACAAATCACGTGAGTACAGTGAGAACCCACCCATTGCCGCGCTACCCGTAGCGGCCCCACTGCCGCTGAGCTCCGCGGCCTGATCGGGGTCGCCGGACACTGCCCTCGGGATACTCGAATGCCCGGGCCGGCACGGCGACGAGGCAGATCCGATCGCGCGGGTGACCGTCGACCCGCCCGACGGCCAGGGCAGGCGCCGCGTCCACGCCGGCGGCACCACCCTTGGACGCGCGACCGGCCACGCCGACATCCTCGAATTCTTCCGCAGCGCAAGACTCGACCCCGACGACGTCCACCTCGATGACGCGCTCCTGATCGAATGGCGCGGCAGCGGACCCGACGCCTGGAGCACGGACGCCGGGCGGAAGTGAGCGTGGCCGCAGGTGGTGGCAGCGGCGGGCGCGCAGGCTGTTCCAGGCGGTGTCGCCTCGAGGAACAGCAGGGATGCACTGCCAGCTGCACCAGCTGGCCAGCAGCACGTCCACACAAGCACCGGATACGGCCCTCGGTCGGCCAGGTCAGGAGTCGGCGTCGGCCGGCCTCTTGAGAGGCGGGGGTGTCCAATCCCAGACCTCCCGCTCCAGAGCAGCCAGGATCCATTCCCGTCCCGCCGATCCTGCCACGTTCCACGTCCAGTACATCGGGCGCCGATGCCCGCGCCAGGGCAGCCATCGCCGGGTAGGTTCCGAACCGCCTGCGATGTTGTGTACGAGATCGGCAAGCCAGGCGATGCAAGCGACGTAATCATCGTCGGGCCACGACTCCAGCGCCTTACGGCGCCTGGCCATGCTCCTGATTTCAAGGACGGCCATACGCGTCAGGTAGGCAGCCGCCATCTGATCATCGACCCTCCGCCTACTCGCCACCTGGACTCCCTGCCCCTCACCCGCACGTTCACGGAACACTAACGGGCCGCCCAGCAGCACTACGCCCTCACGCCCCGGCAGCGCACCACTCACCCATCCAGCCAGCCGGTCTCCAGCAGCAGCTGCGACCCCGCCCCCCGTCAGCCGGGCGCGGCCAGACGCATACCGAGCCGGGTCCGCAACTCCCCGCCGCACGCCGCACCAGGGACGGCTGCGCGGGGGCGTCAAGGAGCGCCAGGAGCGCGAGGAGCGGCCGCGCCACGGTGAGCAGCGGGAGGCGTACGCCGTCGTGTGGATCGCTGGTACGTCGTAGAGATCGTCCATGCCCGGCCACCGCCAGCGGCCAGCCGGGCGTTACGGTGTCGGCCCCGGTGGTAGTGCTTCCTCAGCCTGCCGGCAACCGAGGGATGTCTACTGCCCGCCCGAGTTCTCTGCTGCTCGACGCGCAGGGGTACGTAACGGCCGCAAGTCCGCCGACTGCACGTCTCCAACGGGACACCATCACGGTCCCGTCCGGTCAGGGCCAGATTGCGGGATCAGCACCAGGGCCCGACGCAGCGCCGCGCGCGCCTTGGTCCACGATGCCGGATCGTCCGTGAGTTGGCGGAGGAGACTGGTCTTGATCCGGGCGAGGTGTCCCTCGTCTCGCAGGTCCCCGCCTACGTGGAGTTCGGCCGGGTTCCGGCACGTCCGGAGAAGGCGGAGCCGGAGCACTACCACCTCGACTTCGGGTACTGCTTCACGACGGTACGCGCGGACATCGGGCGCATCCAGGAGTCCGAGGTGACCGGTGCCGGCTGGTATCCGCTCGCTGACGCCGAGAGGCTTGTCGGGGACCGTATCGCGCGAGCGGTGAGCGTCCCGGCGGCCGGTTGACGGCGGCGGGCACGCACCCGCTCGTGGGAGGTATCTGTGCCCTGCCCCGGCGCGGGGCAGCAACGCCGTGGCTCGGCAGACGTCTACCGAGCCGGCGTTCCTCACTCGAGCGAGGGTTTGACGTTCCGGCCCCGGCTTCTCTTGAGTTCGAAGAAGCCGTCCGTCTCGGCGACGATGGTCAGGCCGTCCCAGAGCCTTCCTCGCCGAACTCAGCTTCAGTCCCGACTACGTGGCCGGTCAACGGGAGGCTCTGGTGCTGGCCCGGGCGCTGGTCCCGGAGATCTTCGACAGCTTCCTGACCCGGCTTGAACATTCTGACGATCCCGAGTCCGTCGAGCTGACCAAGCGCGGTTGGGCTGCGAGGTCCTGGGATCCCGACGAGCCGCGGATCGAGGAGCTGGCGTCCACGCTGGCCGACGAACTGCTGACCAACCGTGCGCTGCTGGCGATGCCGACCGGGTTTCAGAACCAGCCCGACGCGGCCTCCCGGTACGGAGTCAACCACCACGGGGAAGACCAGTCACCGTCCATCGCCCGGTTGAACACGCTGGTCGAGGCGAACCTGCGCGCAGCTGGCATGGCCGTTCCCCATCGTGACGGCCGCCCAGCAGACCCGGCACTGCGTCGAGATGGCCGCCTCATCCTGCCGCGTCCGAACGGGCATTTGTCCGGCGGACGGCCACGCGTAACCATTGACCTG
It contains:
- a CDS encoding NUDIX domain-containing protein; amino-acid sequence: MAEETGLDPGEVSLVSQVPAYVEFGRVPARPEKAEPEHYHLDFGYCFTTVRADIGRIQESEVTGAGWYPLADAERLVGDRIARAVSVPAAG